One part of the Rutidosis leptorrhynchoides isolate AG116_Rl617_1_P2 chromosome 1, CSIRO_AGI_Rlap_v1, whole genome shotgun sequence genome encodes these proteins:
- the LOC139868195 gene encoding uncharacterized protein, whose product MATILATQLLNIMVLILFVLNFITTPSFSCPLHQKQALLDFKTTLTTIFNSSSDPFTKLDSWVLDSDCCSWDRVNCSKTRTRNVVGLHLNEIVPTLAPAPVFSNTLFPIFQIQSLKLLDISMNWLRGEIPGDGIGNLTELVHLDLKLNSFNGSIPRQVFLLTSLRYLDLSENLLEGNLAPELWSLQNLTTLNLNSNKFNGWIPSQLFELQSLRILNLSYNSFQGVLVPRRLSKLTDLRYLDVHSNSFEGELGVGIKYFRNLTTLRLSSNRFSGLIPPQIFELESLQILDLSNNTFQGVLTTNVRKLRNLETLKLQKNSFSGSILETIVNMTKLREISIGKNQFSGNIPSSVIDLRELKILDLSENSFAFQIPVEIGRLPNLTTLDLSKNKFTGLIPSSIRNLTKLESLRLQNNNLVGEIPTWLFQISTLKNLFIGGKGNNLIWNNNNKKIVPKCSLEQLSMPSCGISGQIPEWISLQKDLYLLDLSNNQLEGRFPDWLTNMDFEVIVLSDNKLKGSIPARLFELVSLVILDLSRNNFSGELPDNIGNAEGIMILMLSGNNFSGQVPKSISNIFLLMLLDLSRNNFSGDSFPVFRENRYLVYIDLSYNLFTGNIPMNFSKDARIISLGGNKFSGDLPWDLPKFANLEHLDLHDNEITGNFQNILPQIPTLQVLSLRNNSIEGFIPSTISNLTSLRILDLSGNNLVGNVPKEMGNLPRMIETPEISTSSYLFPVYIYDPDLFNNIIEFQDLIVNWKKSFQGLTSRNLEIYSLLDLSGNKISGEIPTSLGNLKSLKVLNISHNIFSGNIPISFGNLEGIESLDLSHNELSGSIPQSLTKLGELAILDVSNNKLTGRIPVGGQMDTMNDLSYFQNNSGLCGMQIRIICPEDIQPSEGRDETNDKQSWFLWEGTWVGFPVGFFSSILMMGYLLNFLQLFRFW is encoded by the coding sequence ATGGCAACCATTTTAGCTACACAACTATTAAACATAATGGTACTAATCTTATTCGTACTCAATTTCATAACAACCCCATCATTCTCTTGTCCTCTTCATCAAAAACAAGCACTTCTCGACTTCAAAACTACTCTCACCACCATCTTCAATTCTAGTTCCGATCCTTTCACGAAATTAGATTCGTGGGTTCTTGATTCCGATTGTTGTTCATGGGACCGTGTCAATTGTAGCAAAACTAGAACTAGAAATGTAGTTGGGCTTCATCTAAATGAAATTGTCCCTACATTAGCTCCGGCTCCAGTGTTTTCTAACACTTTGTTTCCCATTTTCCAAATCCAGTCTCTAAAACTACTTGATATCTCGATGAATTGGTTAAGAGGTGAGATTCCTGGTGACGGAATTGGAAATCTCACCGAATTGGTTCACCTTGACCTGAAATTGAATAGTTTCAATGGTTCCATTCCAAGGCAAGTTTTCTTGTTAACTAGTTTACGTTACTTGGATCTTAGCGAAAATTTACTCGAGGGTAATCTAGCACCCGAACTTTGGTCTCTTCAAAACCTAACCACACTAAATTTAAATAGCAACAAATTCAATGGTTGGATTCCTTCCCAACTTTTTGAACTCCAATCCCTCAGAATTCTTAATTTAAGTTACAATAGTTTTCAAGGTGTTCTAGTTCCCCGCCGACTTTCCAAGTTAACAGATTTACGTTACTTGGACGTGCATTCCAATTCGTTTGAAGGGGAATTAGGAGTTGGAATAAAGTATTTTCGAAATCTGACAACACTAAGGTTAAGTTCAAATCGTTTCAGTGGTTTAATTCCTCCTCAAATTTTTGAGCTCGAATCTCTTCAAATTCTTGATCTAAGTAACAATACTTTCCAAGGTGTTTTAACCACTAATGTTCGTAAGCTCCGAAATCTTGAAACGTTAAAGCTACAGAAGAATTCTTTTTCTGGGAGCATCCTAGAAACGATTGTGAATATGACCAAGTTAAGGGAAATTTCCATTGGAAAGAATCAGTTTTCGGGAAATATCCCATCTTCGGTTATTGACCTCCGCGAGTTGAAAATACTGGATTTGTCTGAAAATTCTTTCGCATTTCAAATTCCGGTTGAGATAGGAAGACTACCCAACTTGACCACACTTGACCTTAGCAAGAACAAGTTTACAGGCTTAATCCCATCATCGATACGAAACTTGACTAAGCTAGAATCACTTCGTCTACAGAACAACAATCTAGTCGGAGAAATACCAACTTGGTTATTTCAGATCAGCACTTTGAAGAATTTGTTTATTGGTGGAAAAGGAAACAACTTGATTTGGAATAACAATAACAAGAAGATTGTTCCAAAATGTAGTCTAGAACAACTTTCTATGCCTTCATGTGGAATTTCCGGTCAAATTCCcgaatggatttcattacaaaaagaTTTGTATCTTCTTGATTTGAGTAACAATCAATTGGAAGGAAGATTCCCAGATTGGCTCACAAATATGGATTTTGAAGTCATAGTACTTTCGGATAACAAACTCAAAGGATCTATTCCAGCACGTCTATTTGAATTGGTGAGTTTAGTAATTCTTGATTTGTCTCGAAATAATTTTTCTGGAGAGTTGCCTGATAATATAGGTAACGCAGAGGGAATCATGATTCTTATGTTGTCCGGTAATAATTTTTCGGGACAAGTTCCAAAATCAATCTCAAATATTTTTTTGCTAATGCTTCTAGACCTGTCAAGGAACAACTTTTCTGGCGATAGTTTTCCTGTTTTTCGAGAAAATCGTTACCTTGTATACATAGACTTGTCTTACAACTTGTTCACCGGTAATATTCCAATGAACTTCTCAAAAGATGCACGAATTATATCCTTAGGAGGTAACAAGTTTTCGGGCGACTTGCCCTGGGATTTGCCTAAATTTGCTAACCTAGAACATCTTGATCTTCATGACAATGAGATTACTGGAAATTTCCAAAATATACTCCCTCAAATCCCAACCCTTCAAGTCCTAAGCCTAAGGAACAATTCTATCGAAGGATTTATACCGAGCACGATCTCGAATCTCACATCCCTTAGGATTCTTGATCTCTCAGGTAACAACCTAGTAGGAAATGTTCCAAAAGAGATGGGAAACCTTCCTCGAATGATTGAAACTCCGGAAATATCAACATCAAGTTACCTTTTCCCAGTTTATATTTATGATCCCGACTTATTCAATAACATTATCGAGTTTCAAGACTTGATTGTGAATTGGAAGAAATCTTTTCAAGGTCTAACGAGTCGCAATCTTGAAATCTACTCTTTATTAGACTTGTCTGGCAACAAAATATCCGGGGAAATACCTACGTCGTTAGGCAATCTCAAAAGCTTAAAGGTGCTCAACATTTCACACAACATATTTTCCGGGAATATTCCAATCTCTTTTGGCAATTTAGAAGGCATCGAAAGTTTGGATTTGTCGCACAATGAATTATCGGGTTCAATTCCTCAATCATTGACTAAGCTTGGTGAACTCGcaattttagatgtgagtaacaacaaGCTTACAGGTAGGATTCCTGTTGGTGGACAAATGGACACTATGAACGATttgagttattttcaaaacaacaGTGGATTATGTGGTATGCAGATTAGGATCATTTGTCCCGAAGATATCCAACCATCAGAAGGAAGAGACGAGACGAACGATAAACAATCATGGTTCTTATGGGAGGGAACTTGGGTCGGTTTCCCCGTAGGGTTTTTCTCGTCGATCTTGATGATGGGCTACTTACTTAATTTTCTACAACTCTTTAGATTTTGGTAA